The segment ATCGGCATCTCTTTCACGATCAAGACTAAGATCAGCGGCACGAACGTCCCGTAGAAAAGCGAGACGCCGGGGAGCGAGAGCAAGAGCCAGAGCAGCGCCACCCCCAACAAAATCCCCGGCACGGCCCACGGCAGCCAGGCGAAGATGCTCACGAGCTGGCGTCCCGGGAGCCGGCTGCGCTGGATCACGTAACCGATCAGGGAGTACAAACCGACGCCTAGAAGAGCCGCGCTCAACCCGAGAATCAGAGAATTCCCCAGGGAGGATAGAAAGAGCGGATCGCCGAGCGCCGTGCGCCAGTGAGCGGTCGTGAACGGAGCGGCGACGTTGAAAAATCCGTAGAGCCGCATGAACGAGCCGGTGAGCAGCATGGCGAGCGGAAGAAAGATCCCCACCGTGACGAGCGCGATGCAGAGAGCGGACGCGAGGTAACACCACCTGCCGATCCACACGGGTCTCAGGCTCATGCCCTTTCCGGTCACGGTGCCGAACTCCCGCGACGCGGTGAAGCGCTGGTAGAAAAGCGCCAGCACGAACAGCACGCCGAGAAAAAAGGTGCTGAGGGCCATGGCCGGCGAGAACCGCGCCGGCTCCCAGGAGATAAGGTCGAAGATCCTCGTCGCATAGACGTCGATCCCGACCGGAGTGCCGATCAACTGCTCGATCTCGAAGGCTTCGAGGCTCCGGATCAAGCCTGCAATGGTCACCGTGAGGATGGTGGGAGAGAGAATCGGGATGGTGATGCGCCTGAGCGTCGTCCATGCGCTCGACCCGCAAGCCCGCGCCGACTCCTCGATCGCCGCGTCGAACTGGCGCAGCGCCGGCATCAGCAGAATGGTCATGACCGGGACCATGGTCAAGGTCAGATGGATCCACAGAATGCCGCCGACGGAGTAGATGCTGAACGGCGACTTGTCCACGAACGGCAACTGCATCAGCGCTCGATTGATCAATCCGTAGTTGGGATCGAGCAGCAGGATCCAGCCGAGCGTCAACGGCAGATGGGGCAGAAAAAACCCCAGCCAGAGCGAGAACTCGATGAACGAGCGGCCGGGGATGCGCGCGCGGACGAGCAGCCACGACAAGAGAAATGCGATTCCGACGCCGGCAAAAGAGCGGGTGGAAAGAAGAAAGCTGTAGCCGATCGCGCGCGCGGTCTTCGCATCGGAAAAACCCTCCTGCCAGCCCGCAAGCCCGAGCCGGAACGGTTTTCCCGGCGAGGCCACATTGAAGCTGTTGAGCACCACGAAGCCCAGAGGGACCACGGTGAAAAGACCGACGAGAGAGACGACGACGATTCCGGCCAGCTTAAAGCGGGAACTCCCGGACAACCATTCTCGAGCGCTCGAAGCTGAGAAAAAAAATGGCTGGGGCTCGCTTCTCGTTTCGTTGCTCAACGTCCGAGCGCCTCTGCGAGTCTCTTCTGCACTTTGGGTGCGACGTTCAAGATCCAATCCTCGGTGTACTGGTCCAACTTATAGTCCACTCCAGGCTTGGGAATGACGTAGTCGGGGACCATATCCTGGCGCACGTCGGTGCGGCGGCTCGGCTCGAGCATCTCGCGCGCGTAAATCTCCTGTCCTTCCTTCGACGCAAACCAGTTGACGAACACGATCGCCGCGTTGGGATGCGGCGCCCCCTTGACCAAGGTGATCGTGCTGTATCCTCCCACGAGGCTGCCGGGCACGTCCTTGGGGAAGTGGCGCACGATGGGAAACCCCTCCTTGCGAAACAACTCGATCATCACCTGCACGGCGCCGAGCGCGACGGGATGCGTGCCGCGCGCGACCCACTCGACGAGCTGGCGCAGGTCCTGCGTGAAGGCGACGTTTTGATCCTTGTACAGCTTGACGACGAACTCCTCGCCGAACTGATGGAGAAGATAGCGCGCCACCGCGTTTCCCGGGCCGCCGCGGCGCGGATCGTACGACGCGATCTTTCCTTTCCATTCGGGCTTCAAGAGGTCGGCCCAAACCGCGATGCCGTTGGGATCGGCCTTGTCTTTGTTCAGGATCAGGTCGGTCATTACCCAGTCGGACGTCTGAAGGAGGTAGCGCTGCTGGTTGTCCACCCATTTGATTTTTCCCTTCTGCCACATTTTAGGGTTCGCCGCCTCGGGAAGAATCAGCTTGTCGGCGATAGGCTCGATCAGCCCTTTCGGCATCTCATTGACAATTCCGGAGCTGGCGCCGCCGATGTTTACGTCGATGCTCACCCGCCCGGCGGCGGCCTCCCGCTCAATTCTGACCGACACCTCGCCGGAGGGAAGGCCCAGGTATTCCAGGCTGATCCCGTGGGCTTTGCGCAGCCCGTCGATGAGTCCTTGACGGAAACCGGACACCGGCGGGCCGGAAACCACCACCTTGCCTTCCTTCTTGGCCTCCGTGACGATCTTCTCCCATCGCTCCTGCGCCGCGCCGGAAAAAGGGAAGAGCAGCGCCAGTCCCAAGCCGAGCAAAACGAACCCAGATACTTTTTTCATGTCCAGCTCCTCCTGCCTATCCGCTGTATGAGCCTACGTCGGCTCGAAGCCGACAAAAACTATTCCCTCTCCCCCACGTTTTTGGTGGGGGAGAGGGTAAGGGTGAGGGGGCGCTGAGTCTCGGACCCTCACCCCTGCCCTCTCCCGCAAGCGGGCGAGGGAGATATGGCTTGCCTCCTCCGGAGACTTCGCGAAATCTATTTCGCCTAAAGGCGAGGGTTCCACCATCCCTGAAGGGGACACTAACGATACTACGGGCGTATGCCCGTGGAGCTTTATTTAAGCCACTCGTCCATGCGCCACTTTTTCCACGCTTCTTCCCTGCGCCCCTCGCTGAAAAGATTGACCGGCGGGAAATCGCCCAGCCGGCGGTAAGGCCGGCAGGCGTTGACGATCAGACGCGAAAAGGGATACGCCGGCTTGTCCGTGCGCTGCTCGATGCTCAGCATCGGGTTGAAAACCCAATCCGTCTCGATCGTGGATACCTTCGTCCCGCTCGCTGGATCCATGCGCGTCCCGATGGCCCAGAGCACTTCGCGCGGATCGTCCACGTCCACGTCGTCGTCGACCAGGACGAGCAGCCGCTGCTGAATCGGCGACTTGTCCAA is part of the Candidatus Binatia bacterium genome and harbors:
- a CDS encoding ABC transporter permease subunit; its protein translation is MSGSSRFKLAGIVVVSLVGLFTVVPLGFVVLNSFNVASPGKPFRLGLAGWQEGFSDAKTARAIGYSFLLSTRSFAGVGIAFLLSWLLVRARIPGRSFIEFSLWLGFFLPHLPLTLGWILLLDPNYGLINRALMQLPFVDKSPFSIYSVGGILWIHLTLTMVPVMTILLMPALRQFDAAIEESARACGSSAWTTLRRITIPILSPTILTVTIAGLIRSLEAFEIEQLIGTPVGIDVYATRIFDLISWEPARFSPAMALSTFFLGVLFVLALFYQRFTASREFGTVTGKGMSLRPVWIGRWCYLASALCIALVTVGIFLPLAMLLTGSFMRLYGFFNVAAPFTTAHWRTALGDPLFLSSLGNSLILGLSAALLGVGLYSLIGYVIQRSRLPGRQLVSIFAWLPWAVPGILLGVALLWLLLSLPGVSLFYGTFVPLILVLIVKEMPIGTHLMKSAFGQIARDLEDASEASGASWFTTFRRITLPLVAPTLVSLFILVFIGALKDISTTILLVTAATRPLSILMMEFSRGGQLEVASILGVVISVAAIAAALIGRRLGLRLGTQ
- a CDS encoding extracellular solute-binding protein, whose amino-acid sequence is MKKVSGFVLLGLGLALLFPFSGAAQERWEKIVTEAKKEGKVVVSGPPVSGFRQGLIDGLRKAHGISLEYLGLPSGEVSVRIEREAAAGRVSIDVNIGGASSGIVNEMPKGLIEPIADKLILPEAANPKMWQKGKIKWVDNQQRYLLQTSDWVMTDLILNKDKADPNGIAVWADLLKPEWKGKIASYDPRRGGPGNAVARYLLHQFGEEFVVKLYKDQNVAFTQDLRQLVEWVARGTHPVALGAVQVMIELFRKEGFPIVRHFPKDVPGSLVGGYSTITLVKGAPHPNAAIVFVNWFASKEGQEIYAREMLEPSRRTDVRQDMVPDYVIPKPGVDYKLDQYTEDWILNVAPKVQKRLAEALGR